TATGCACAAATTGATGAACTCCCAAAACCCCGCCAAGTCTAGCGCGTGATTCTATATGCACGTGACCTGCTAGGGCTACGGAGTTGGGGATAATTACATGGTCTTCAATCACGCAGTTATGAGCCACATGGACATAAGCCATTAATAAATTACCGTTGCCAATGACCGTTGCTTCCCCTGCACCAGTGGCGCGGTTGATGGTAACGTATTCGCGAATTTGATTATTGTCACCAATTTTGACCCAGGTAGGTTCTCCCACATATTTGAGATCCTGGGGTTCCATACCGATAGTTGCACCAGGGAAAATTTGATTTCGTGCGCCAATTTCACAAGGCCCTTCTAGCACTACATGAGAGCCAATGATAGTTTCAGGGCCGACTTTAACATTCGCTCCAATCACAGCATAGGCACCGACTTGCACTGATGGGTGGAGTTCCGATTTAGGATGAATTACAGCAGTTGGGTGAATAAGCGTCTTCAAGGGTGAATCTCCAGAACTGTCTTAACTAGCCTGCGCCGTGCGGGAGTTATCCCGTTCAGGCGGCTGGCGTTGCGGAACGTTGAAATATTCGGTTACTGAAGTATAAATACTCAGCTACCGAAGTGTCGGGCAAAGCAAGTTAAGTGTGAGGGCGACGAAATTTAAGAAATTATAAATTACTCTTGTGGCTAGTGAGTTTTACTGCTATCCTTTTTCAGGTTTCAGTAAAGGCACTTCACGGCTGTGCCCTAACCACAAGAGGTGGTTTTTAGTTTACTAAAGAAAACATTAATTCGCCTTCAGCAGCTATCTGACCGTCAACTTCAGCACGACCTTGCATTTTACCGAAACGACGTTGTTTTACCCACAACAGTTCCACCGTCAGGATCAGCTGATCTCCTGGGACGACTTGGCGACGAAAGCGGACTTTATCGATACCAGCAAACACGAACAGTCCACCTGCTTCATAATCTGGTAGTTGTGTCAGGACTATGCCGCCTACTTGTGCCATTGCTTCAACAATTAGCACTCCTGGCATCAGTGGCCTTCCTGGGAAATGACCTTGAAATTGTGGTTCGTTGATGGTGACGTTTTTCACACCAACTGCTAGTTTTCCTGGAACATAGTCGATAATTTTGTCTACCAGTAAAAACGGGTAGCGGTGGGGCAAGAGATTTTGAATTTCTTCAATTGAGAAGGTTTTTTTCGGTTCTAGCGTGCTTTGAGCTTTAATGGTATCGGCGTCAGTGAGGGTTGTCATTGGCTGTGCGCTTATTTTTCAATCTGGAATCAAGTCAGCGAAGGAATTTTAGGTTTTAGATTTTCGACTTGAGAATCATTCCCAAATCTAAAGCCCTAAACTTAAAATCCTTTGTGCCAGTTGAATATGTAAATTGTGGCTGGCCTTATACGCTAAGAAGTGAGCACGAGGAAGATTTCCTAGTAAACTCAAATCTCCTACTAAATCCAAGATTTTATGACGTACTGGCTCATTTGCAAATCTTAATGGTGGATTTAACCAGCCATCAGGGCCGCAGACAAGAGCATTCTCTAAGCTACCACCCTTAATTAAGCCAGATTGCTGCAAATGTTCGATTTGATGCAACAAACCAAAGGTACGGGCAGGAGCAATCTCTGTAGCAAAGCTAGCAGAAGCTTTTTCCAAGTCGGCACTTGGCGACCAACTGTGCCATTGATTACCAATAGCAGGCAGATCGAAGTCAATACCATAACTAAAACGGGTTTCTGGCGCGGGGATAGCAGCCACAAAAGTATCGCCCTCATAAATCCAAATTGGCTCTTGAATAGCTGGGGGTACTTCAGTGTCAGTTTTGGATTGCGATCGCCAGCCAACTTGAGCGATGCTTTCTGCCCATATCCGCGCCGAACCATCTAGTAGCGGTACTTCCGGGCCATCAATTTCAATTCGAGCGTTATCTACACCCATAGCCGTCAGAGCAGCTAATAAATGCTCTACGGTACGGATACACGCCTCACCTTTACCCAGCTGGGTTGAAAGCAGAGTTTGACTAACTGCTGCCACTTGCGCTGGAATAATGGGCGAATTTGGTAAATCTACTCGCACAAAGTAGCGCCCGCTACCCACCTCTGCTGGTAATATCCGAACTTGGGTACTCACACCGCTATGCAGCCCCACTCCAGTTTGAGCGATTGGCGCAGCGATTGTGTGTTGTTTGCGGTTGGTATTGTTCATATTCAGATTTAGTAAAACCTGCGAACTGCACCTGAAAATATTAATGATTCCTGGTCAAGGGTCAAGAGTCAAGGGTCATTAGTCATTGGTTTTTTACAAATAACTAATGACAAAGGACAAATGACAACTGACCAACTTAAAACCTTTCCCCAATCCCGAAATTAATCCGGCTGTCACCATCATCGTTGAGACCGTAGTCAATACGAATTGGCCCCAAGGGTGATTGCACGCGCACGCCAAGACCATAGCCATAGCCAGTACCATTTTTGTTCAGTATTTCTGCGGCTCTGGTACTGGTGCCCAAATCGCTACCAAAATCGAAAAATAATGCCCCACTGACTACGGAAAATACGGGGAAGCGATACTCAACAGAAGCTTGTACATAACTGCGGGAGCTGGTTAATGTGCCTTCTTCATAACCCCGAACCGAGTTACTACCACCTAATGTAAAGGCTTCATAGGGTGGCAAGTCACCAAAAACCGTGCCTCCTTGCAAGTTAAAAGCCAGAGTTTGCGGCCCCTTACTTAACCTAATTAAGTTGATGGGAACGTATTGGCTGTAACTACCCCGTAACCGAGTGAGGAAGATACTACCTTGTCCGATGGGAACTGACTGATCGACCCCAAAACGCAGATAAGAACCACTAGTAGGTTGCAAGGGGTTATTTCGGCGATCGCGCTGCGCTCCTAGTTGCAATAGCAGCAAATCATCGTCACCTGTCCCCGATTGCGTTAAGGGAATTAGTTCTGTTGGCTGTCCGTTCCGATAAATTGTGCCTTGCGATCTGCTATTGCCATCGGCATCTTTGGTGGAAACTCGCTGATATTGGAAACCCGCTGAAGCCGTCCATTCGGAATTGGCGTAGGGATTAGCCGAAAGCGGACGGGTAAAAGTCAGACCGCCACCTAAACGGACAACACGGGGGCGATCGCCTTCGGTTTGGCCTGGTGCAAAAGTCTCAATATTTTCATCTTTGCCGTCAAAAATTAACGAAATTGAGCGACGACGGAAAATATTAGCTGTATAAGAAGTCCGGTAAGGATCGCCAGCAATCCAAGGATCTGTAAAGCGCAGGTCAAATAACAGTTCCCGTTCGCCTACCTGTAACTCTGCTCCCAATTTTTGGTTTCTGCCATTGAGGTTTTGCTGCTGATAACTAATGGTTCCAAACAAGCCACTGGCAGAACTAATCCCCGCACCCGCAGCAATCGAACCGCTATTGCGTTCAGCCACATTCACTACTACATCTACTTTGCTGGGGTCGCTACCAGGGTCAAGGGAGACGTTCACATCTTCAAAGATTCCCAAGCCATAGACCCTTTGTAGATCTTTTTGTACGGTGTTGCGGTTGAATACCTGTCCTGGTTTCAACTCCAATTCTCGCGTGATGATATATGGCTGTGTCCGTCCGCGGATTGGTTGTCCTTTCTCGTCTGTTTCCTGACCTTCTTTGTTGCGGAACCGGACGCGAACATTCTCTACTACCCCTTCTGCGACCTGTAAGGTAA
The genomic region above belongs to Calothrix sp. NIES-2098 and contains:
- a CDS encoding surface antigen D15 domain-containing protein — its product is MRLSPLLVAAVAITAPLSTPLSTNAQTTDDFQKTAELFPSVTDGQADNDIDKEHSQEKQESSTQSLEVAVKESVHSSTVVAAFPNPSVGTATSAVIVPTTTTKTTQTPQAPPSAGVRALKGLKPRNLVAAFPNRSSGTITPTTIQVEKPASAGVKALEGLQPRTIAALPNQSVEIGTPQITLKTVQVPQETPQPTLQPTPQPRTPQPTPQPTPQQRTPQPAPQQLPFPNQPSSGTPQPSPSPAPGNTPTPDNTNPPVGTPVFPSNQETTPESSEPRVLVSEVAVRSQSGQLTPELENQVYSAIRTQPGRTTTRSQLQEDINAIFGTGYFSNVQAVPEDTPLGVRVSFVVQPNPVLTKVQIQANPGTNVTSVLPQNTADEIFRDQYGRILNLRDLQEGIKQLTKRYQDKGYVLANVIGAPQVTENGVVTLQVAEGVVENVRVRFRNKEGQETDEKGQPIRGRTQPYIITRELELKPGQVFNRNTVQKDLQRVYGLGIFEDVNVSLDPGSDPSKVDVVVNVAERNSGSIAAGAGISSASGLFGTISYQQQNLNGRNQKLGAELQVGERELLFDLRFTDPWIAGDPYRTSYTANIFRRRSISLIFDGKDENIETFAPGQTEGDRPRVVRLGGGLTFTRPLSANPYANSEWTASAGFQYQRVSTKDADGNSRSQGTIYRNGQPTELIPLTQSGTGDDDLLLLQLGAQRDRRNNPLQPTSGSYLRFGVDQSVPIGQGSIFLTRLRGSYSQYVPINLIRLSKGPQTLAFNLQGGTVFGDLPPYEAFTLGGSNSVRGYEEGTLTSSRSYVQASVEYRFPVFSVVSGALFFDFGSDLGTSTRAAEILNKNGTGYGYGLGVRVQSPLGPIRIDYGLNDDGDSRINFGIGERF
- the fabZ gene encoding (3R)-hydroxymyristoyl-[acyl carrier protein] dehydratase — protein: MTTLTDADTIKAQSTLEPKKTFSIEEIQNLLPHRYPFLLVDKIIDYVPGKLAVGVKNVTINEPQFQGHFPGRPLMPGVLIVEAMAQVGGIVLTQLPDYEAGGLFVFAGIDKVRFRRQVVPGDQLILTVELLWVKQRRFGKMQGRAEVDGQIAAEGELMFSLVN
- a CDS encoding acyl-[acyl-carrier-protein]--UDP-N-acetylglucosamine O-acyltransferase is translated as MQVGAYAVIGANVKVGPETIIGSHVVLEGPCEIGARNQIFPGATIGMEPQDLKYVGEPTWVKIGDNNQIREYVTINRATGAGEATVIGNGNLLMAYVHVAHNCVIEDHVIIPNSVALAGHVHIESRARLGGVLGVHQFVHIGQHSMVGGMARIDRDVPPYMLVEGNPARVRTLNLVGLKRSGMDANELQILKKAFRILYRSNLTFKEALEQLELLGDTEQLQHLRRFLLLSKMPGRRGLIPGKGKPSSSDES
- a CDS encoding UDP-3-0-acyl N-acetylglucosamine deacetylase; this encodes MNNTNRKQHTIAAPIAQTGVGLHSGVSTQVRILPAEVGSGRYFVRVDLPNSPIIPAQVAAVSQTLLSTQLGKGEACIRTVEHLLAALTAMGVDNARIEIDGPEVPLLDGSARIWAESIAQVGWRSQSKTDTEVPPAIQEPIWIYEGDTFVAAIPAPETRFSYGIDFDLPAIGNQWHSWSPSADLEKASASFATEIAPARTFGLLHQIEHLQQSGLIKGGSLENALVCGPDGWLNPPLRFANEPVRHKILDLVGDLSLLGNLPRAHFLAYKASHNLHIQLAQRILSLGL